A stretch of Lathyrus oleraceus cultivar Zhongwan6 chromosome 6, CAAS_Psat_ZW6_1.0, whole genome shotgun sequence DNA encodes these proteins:
- the LOC127094243 gene encoding uncharacterized protein LOC127094243, whose protein sequence is MTYTELFPSLVDKKHIQTRHHPPVSEKLPYWYKAGQFCAYHQGAPGHNLEDCYGLKSDIQRLIKSGILYIRDVNPNLQVNSLPQHGGASINMVEGCPGTFRDYDVCYLEGDLVKIHLKLGELIYMTPHNYAACGLCRSTLHGCRINTQGLLDAGTITVVHPINLENNVNVIIPQFNIPEPLEITFDSHNYAKSPLVIYLSGPAPYQTDKVVPYKYQATMIKDGKEVPLPFMPSVVNITDVSGVTRSRRVFTTVSPRNVEASVGKKMQVEASTVSNKPGVMEESSRASTNSEFGEVLSIVANATACNNLSFSHEELPIEGKDHNMALHISMNCLTDYLSGVLVDTGSSLNVMPKSTLSRLTFQGAPMRSSGFIVKAFEGSKKIVIGEVDLPMNIGPHTFQITF, encoded by the exons ATGACTTACACAGAACTATTCCCATCTTTGGTCGACAAGAAACACATTCAAACTAGACATCATCCCCCTGTTTCGGAGAAACTACCGTATTGGTACAAAGCTGGCCAATTTTGCGCTTACCACCAAGGGGCACCGGGACACAATCTAGAAGACTGTTATGGTTTGAAGTCTGACATCCAAAGATTGATCAAAAGCGGAATTCTTTATATTAGAGATGTCAATCCAAATTTACAAGTCAATTCACTACCTCAACATGGAGGAGCTTCTATCAACATGGTGGAAGGTTGTCCTGGTACTTTCAGAGATTATGATGTATGTTATCTAGAGGGAGATTTGGTTAAAATTCACCTTAAATTGGGTGAGCTCATCTATATGACGCCACATAACTATGCGGCTTGCGGACTTTGTCGTTCAACTCTTCATGGTTGTCGCATT AATACCCAAGGATTGTTGGATGCAGGAACTATCACTGTTGTCCATCCCATAAATCTCGAGAACAATGTCAATGTTATAATCCCTCAGTTCAACATTCCTGAACCCTTGGAGATCACATTCGATAGTCACAACTATGCAAAGTCACCTTTGGTTATCTACTTATCAGGCCCAGCTCCGTACCAAACTGACAAAGTCGTACCCTACAAGTACCAAGCTACCATGATCAAAGATGGGAAGGAGGTTCCTCTTCCCTTTATGCCTTCTGTCGTCAACATTACCGATGTAAGTGGGGTCACAAGAAGCAGGCGTGTATTCACTACGGTATCACCAAGAAATGTTGAAGCTTCAGTTGGGAAGAAAATGCAAGTTGAGGCATCGACTGTGAGCAATAAGCCTGGTGTTATGGAAGAGTCCAGTAGGGCTAGTACCAATTCAGAATTTGGTGAGGTTTTGAG CATCGTCGCCAACGcaactgcctgcaacaatttgagctttaGTCATGAAGAACTCCCAATAGAAGGCAAGGATCACAACATGGCTttgcatatttccatgaattgccTTACTGATTATCTATCCGGTGTACTGGTAGACACAGGTTCTTCACTCAACGTCATGCCAAAATCAACTTTGTCTAGATTGACTTTTCAAGGAGCTCCTATGAGATCTAGTGGGTttattgtcaaagcttttgaAGGCTCCAAAAAGATTGTCATCGGCGAAGTGGATCTCCCCATGAACATTGGCCCACATACCTTTCAAATCACCTTTTAA
- the LOC127094244 gene encoding uncharacterized protein LOC127094244, whose translation MNPKRRSTFQFKYKKVNLDSLKKLSAKVIKLTEFMDDYGRILSISNEKMELMITVSIAKFYDPSLCCFTFSDFHSAPTLEEFERIVGRNLRDHDLFPKFGEGITAKRITSVLGMEVQLVISNWDKKGVLSGFSIWFLEEQAVKLEKDGKWKAFHAMIVILVYGIVLFLNLVSFVDHVAVRIFLSGNPVPYLLADIYYTLHKLHEKKWGTLLCYEQFLHAWFRPHMPEVGPYTSKTLKPSQKLASLATNYVKWYIRYLETPNIIVSIGDFPNVLLKGTRGCINYNPMLSMIQHGYSMSGPPKSEALEPFILHDIDADNPIVKKIKKSWKTIVRRGKEFGKRNVLVKEPYTRWLRERVQVVKIPFPFDPSIFPLVPEP comes from the coding sequence ATGAATCCTAAAAGAAGAAGCACATTCCAATTCAAGTACAAGAAAGTAAACCTTGACAGTTTGAAGAAGTTGAGTGCCAAAGTGATCAAGCTCACTGAATTCATGGACGATTATGGGAGGATCCTGAGTATTTCGAATGAAAAGATGGAACTAATGATAACTGTGAGTATAGCTAAATTCTATGACCCATCTCTGTGTTGTTTCACCTTTTCTGACTTCCATTCAGCTCCTACTTTGGAAGAGTTTGAGAGAATTGTGGGCCGGAATTTGAGGGACCATGATCTATTTCCCAAGTTTGGTGAAGGTATCACTGCCAAAAGAATAACTTCAGTTTTGGGTATGGAGGTCCAATTGGTTATAAGTAATTGGGATAAGAAGGGAGTCTTAAGTGGTTTTTCTATATGGTTTTTAGAAGAACAAGCTGTGAAGTTGGAGAAAGATGGAAAATGGAAAGCATTCCATGCCATGATAGTCATATTGGTTTATGGGATAGTACTATTTCTGAATCTTGTCAGTTTCGTGGATCATGTGGCTGTAAGAATCTTCCTCTCTGGTAATCCAGTACCTTATCTCCTAGCTGATATCTACTACACCCTCCATAAGCTTCATGAGAAGAAATGGGGAACCCTTTTATGTTACGAACAGTTTTTGCATGCTTGGTTCAGACCTCACATGCCCGAAGTAGGACCCTACACCTCCAAAACACTTAAACCCTCTCAAAAGTTAGCTTCCCTTGCTACCAACTATGTCAAATGGTATATCAGATATTTGGAGACCCCGAATATTATTGTTAGCATTGGAGACTTTCCCAATGTACTTTTGAaagggactaggggttgcatcaactacaaccctatGTTATCCATGATTCAACACGGTTACTCCATGAGCGGTCCTCCAAAATCTGAAGCATTAGAGCCTTTCATTTTGCATGACATTGATGCGGACAACCCAATTGTGAAGAAGATTAAGAAATCCTGGAAAACAATTGTTAGAAGGGGTAAGGAGTTTGGGAAGAGGAATGTCCTTGTGAAAGAACCTTACACTCGTTGGCTAAGAGAGAGAGTTCAAGTGGTTAAGATCCCATTTCCATTTGATCCCTCAATTTTTCCTCTAGTTCCCGAGCCATAA